A single window of Flavobacteriales bacterium DNA harbors:
- a CDS encoding type IX secretion system membrane protein PorP/SprF has product MKKTLFILFALCLSVVTAQAQQWLLSGFLSEQPMVFNPAVAGTDKEIPVTLSHRSQWQGLEGAPSTQILTIHGSVNKIGGLGLSLLNDQTGPARQVGAQLAYSYRLKVREGMQLAFGIAPMIFQHHLDLASLTTDEANDPLLAAASESALTFDANAGLYVFTDQFSIGFSIPQLLKSKMYFGEDEITSRLHRHYILHGNYTHKINDKFTLQPSAVLRYAYSSPGQGDILVRGIYQEKFFLTAGARISTSTQPTDALLLQGGVKYNQFTLGYGYDYAFTTLHQGSSGSHEIVLRYNIPGDVKKIKEDESGKGVKSNEGKEVKEGKEVREKKVKEEKVKKEKVKKEKKKKDGETTDQ; this is encoded by the coding sequence ATGAAAAAGACCTTATTCATCCTGTTTGCCTTGTGTTTGTCCGTAGTAACGGCGCAGGCCCAACAATGGTTGCTCAGCGGATTTCTGTCGGAACAACCCATGGTATTCAACCCGGCTGTTGCCGGCACAGACAAAGAGATTCCGGTTACGTTGTCTCATCGTTCACAATGGCAAGGTCTTGAAGGAGCCCCCTCCACGCAGATCCTCACCATTCACGGTTCCGTGAACAAGATAGGTGGCCTGGGACTGTCATTGCTGAACGACCAGACAGGTCCCGCCAGGCAGGTGGGTGCCCAACTGGCTTACAGCTACCGCCTGAAAGTACGCGAAGGCATGCAACTCGCTTTTGGCATAGCCCCGATGATCTTTCAGCATCACCTGGACCTTGCCAGCCTGACCACCGATGAAGCAAATGATCCATTGCTTGCTGCAGCCTCCGAGAGTGCACTCACGTTTGATGCCAACGCCGGTTTGTATGTATTCACAGATCAATTTTCCATCGGCTTTTCCATCCCCCAATTGCTGAAAAGCAAAATGTATTTCGGTGAAGATGAAATCACATCCCGACTTCACCGTCATTACATCCTGCACGGAAATTATACGCATAAGATCAATGACAAATTCACCCTGCAACCTTCTGCCGTACTCCGTTATGCATACAGCTCACCCGGACAAGGAGATATATTGGTACGCGGGATATACCAGGAAAAATTCTTCCTGACCGCCGGCGCCCGTATCAGTACCTCCACCCAACCCACCGATGCATTGCTGCTGCAAGGAGGCGTGAAATACAACCAGTTCACGCTGGGTTACGGATATGACTACGCCTTCACCACCCTTCACCAGGGTTCGAGCGGAAGCCATGAAATCGTGTTGCGGTACAACATCCCCGGTGACGTGAAGAAGATCAAGGAGGATGAAAGCGGCAAAGGGGTGAAAAGTAATGAGGGTAAGGAAGTAAAGGAGGGTAAGGAAGTAAGGGAGAAAAAGGTAAAGGAAGAGAAAGTGAAGAAGGAAAAAGTTAAAAAGGAAAAAAAGAAAAAAGACGGTGAAACAACCGATCAATAA
- a CDS encoding mechanosensitive ion channel family protein, with protein sequence MIAARRHLWLISLFLIFLTAAGGAQNPTQANLASPYQTIMYHISNLQPDQYQPEAAGRALLTEPGEDAAKLAVKLKQVLDGEGLWIDKARIPNDPNYEDSISGLHRYILFPEFPDIFVERVNGKWYYSRRTVEVIPVLHKRVFPFGTDFLMNLFPTYGQKFYLGLQVWQYIGIFIIVLVCVVMHKLLSLLIRGLLVRAARRIYHQETDVDVALKAARPFSLLLISLLLTILVPVLLLPINMNRYVMLMIHALTPLFGTMFLYRMIDFVAIYFERLAERTENTLDDQLIPLIKKSLKIFIIITGSLFILQQLNVNVTTLLAGLTISGIAFALAAQDTIKNLFGSLMIFLDRPFQIGDWIVSDNIDGTVEEVGFRSTRIRTFANSLVYVPNGKIADATVDNMGRRVYRRFKTYLGVQYDTPPVLIEAFVDGLREIVKRHPNTRKDYYEIHLNDFAGSSLNILFYIFFDVPTWPQELKARHEIMLATIKLAETLGVQFAFPTQTLHVENFPGQPSRSQAYNTDMTDVKEKVSTFLQGLSEGDKDKNKKE encoded by the coding sequence ATGATCGCGGCAAGAAGACATCTTTGGCTGATAAGCCTCTTCCTTATTTTTCTGACAGCGGCGGGGGGCGCACAAAACCCAACGCAGGCAAACCTGGCGTCTCCCTACCAAACCATCATGTATCATATCAGCAACCTGCAACCCGACCAATATCAGCCGGAAGCAGCGGGTCGTGCACTGCTGACGGAACCCGGTGAAGATGCCGCCAAACTGGCCGTGAAACTAAAACAGGTATTGGATGGCGAAGGTCTTTGGATCGACAAGGCCCGGATACCCAATGACCCCAACTACGAAGATTCCATATCCGGCCTGCACAGATACATATTGTTCCCTGAATTCCCTGATATTTTTGTTGAAAGGGTGAACGGAAAATGGTACTACAGCAGGCGCACCGTTGAAGTCATCCCCGTTTTGCACAAACGTGTATTCCCTTTCGGAACCGACTTCCTGATGAACCTGTTTCCGACCTACGGACAGAAATTTTACCTGGGATTACAAGTGTGGCAATACATCGGGATATTTATAATTGTGCTGGTTTGCGTGGTCATGCACAAACTGCTCAGCCTGCTGATCCGTGGCTTGCTTGTTCGTGCAGCCAGACGTATTTACCACCAGGAAACCGATGTGGATGTGGCGCTCAAAGCTGCGCGCCCTTTCAGCCTGTTGCTGATTTCCCTGTTGCTGACCATACTCGTTCCGGTGCTGCTGCTCCCGATCAACATGAACAGGTATGTGATGTTGATGATTCATGCACTCACACCACTGTTCGGCACCATGTTCCTTTACCGCATGATCGACTTCGTGGCGATTTACTTCGAACGATTGGCGGAACGCACGGAAAACACGCTCGACGACCAGCTCATCCCTTTGATCAAGAAGTCGCTGAAGATCTTCATCATCATTACCGGCTCACTGTTCATCCTTCAACAACTCAATGTGAATGTCACCACGTTGTTGGCAGGACTTACAATCAGCGGCATTGCCTTCGCCCTGGCGGCACAGGACACCATCAAGAACCTGTTCGGATCGCTCATGATTTTCCTGGACCGGCCATTCCAGATCGGTGACTGGATTGTATCCGACAACATCGACGGTACCGTGGAAGAGGTCGGCTTCCGGTCTACCCGCATCCGCACCTTTGCCAATTCGCTCGTATATGTTCCAAACGGCAAAATTGCAGACGCTACCGTTGACAACATGGGCCGCAGGGTGTACCGAAGATTCAAGACGTACCTGGGGGTTCAGTACGATACCCCGCCCGTACTGATTGAAGCATTTGTAGATGGCCTGAGGGAAATCGTGAAACGCCATCCGAATACCAGGAAGGATTATTACGAGATCCATCTCAACGACTTCGCCGGTTCATCGCTGAACATCCTGTTTTATATTTTCTTTGATGTACCCACCTGGCCGCAAGAGTTGAAGGCAAGGCATGAGATCATGCTGGCAACCATCAAACTGGCCGAAACACTGGGTGTTCAGTTTGCCTTCCCCACACAAACACTGCATGTGGAGAACTTCCCCGGGCAGCCGTCACGTTCGCAGGCTTACAACACCGACATGACGGATGTGAAGGAAAAAGTGAGCACTTTCCTGCAAGGGTTGTCTGAAGGGGATAAGGATAAGAATAAGAAGGAATAG
- a CDS encoding prolyl oligopeptidase family serine peptidase has product MITVMQHQITGSDGRPMLLDVTFGSAPHPQKVIVFCHGFKGFKDWGHFPQVATYFAGQGFVFVKFNFSHNGTTVKTPTLFSDPEAFGRNNLSREMEDLGLVTDWVTSELPNIIPSNVELDAQSVGLMGHSRGGGIAILHAAEDKRIGALATWAAVSDFGSRVAAFDLQKLQKDGMVHVMNSRTGEQLPLYKQFLEDYLENSERFRIDVAASGLKIPVMFVHGTADESVPYSEMEALSRCCRHAQTLAIQGADHTFGASHPLRGNKWPGDTGQVVQKTVAFFEKCMVGAKA; this is encoded by the coding sequence ATGATCACAGTTATGCAACACCAGATCACCGGAAGCGACGGGCGTCCCATGCTCTTGGATGTCACGTTCGGGTCCGCTCCGCATCCGCAGAAAGTGATTGTTTTTTGCCATGGTTTCAAAGGCTTCAAGGACTGGGGGCATTTTCCTCAGGTGGCCACTTATTTTGCCGGACAAGGATTTGTGTTCGTGAAATTCAACTTTTCCCACAACGGCACTACTGTCAAGACGCCTACGTTGTTCTCCGACCCCGAGGCTTTTGGTCGCAACAACCTGTCGAGGGAGATGGAAGACCTGGGGTTGGTGACCGACTGGGTAACATCCGAACTTCCTAATATCATTCCATCCAATGTAGAACTGGATGCCCAAAGCGTCGGTTTGATGGGACATAGCAGGGGAGGTGGCATCGCTATTCTTCATGCAGCGGAAGACAAACGCATTGGAGCCCTGGCTACCTGGGCTGCCGTGAGTGACTTCGGATCGCGTGTGGCTGCTTTTGACCTGCAGAAGCTGCAGAAAGATGGAATGGTACATGTGATGAACAGCCGTACCGGAGAACAATTGCCTCTTTACAAACAGTTCCTGGAAGATTACCTGGAGAACAGTGAAAGGTTTCGGATTGATGTGGCAGCTTCCGGCCTGAAAATTCCCGTGATGTTTGTGCATGGCACCGCCGACGAGTCTGTACCCTATTCAGAGATGGAAGCCCTCAGCCGTTGTTGTCGACACGCACAAACCCTGGCGATTCAGGGTGCGGATCATACATTCGGTGCATCTCATCCGCTTCGGGGTAACAAGTGGCCAGGTGATACGGGCCAGGTGGTTCAGAAGACCGTTGCCTTCTTCGAGAAATGTATGGTGGGAGCGAAGGCCTGA
- a CDS encoding aldo/keto reductase, giving the protein MKYTTLGNTQLKVSKICLGTMTWGQQNTEAEAHEQMDYAWEQGVNFMDAAEMYPVPRNTETQGRTETYIGTWLQARKNRDKVILATKIAGPDDSLLHIRNPMGFGKEQLADALHKSLKRLQTDYIDLYQLHWPERNTSRFGTRYFPGVQDDGWKDNFAEVLTSLKGFMNEGKIRYIGVSNELPWGVMRFLEEHKNKDLPRIQSIQNAYNLLNRTFEYGLSEIAEREQVGLLAYSPLAFGLLSGKYYRGTAKPQDRLLQFAAFKRYSGKRAGEAVESYVHLADETGISPATLALAYVNDRSFVTSNIIGATTMEQLNENIASINVTLDEPTIKRIEEINRLFPDPAP; this is encoded by the coding sequence ATGAAATACACCACCTTAGGAAACACACAACTCAAAGTCAGCAAAATCTGCCTCGGCACCATGACCTGGGGCCAGCAGAACACCGAAGCGGAAGCACACGAACAAATGGATTACGCCTGGGAACAGGGCGTGAACTTCATGGATGCGGCCGAAATGTATCCTGTGCCCCGGAACACGGAAACACAAGGACGTACCGAGACCTATATAGGCACATGGCTGCAGGCCCGCAAAAACCGCGACAAGGTGATCCTGGCCACCAAGATCGCCGGACCGGACGACTCCCTCCTGCACATACGCAACCCCATGGGCTTTGGTAAAGAACAACTGGCCGACGCCCTGCACAAAAGCCTTAAGCGTTTACAAACCGATTACATCGACCTGTACCAGTTGCATTGGCCCGAACGAAACACAAGTCGGTTCGGTACGCGTTACTTTCCCGGCGTTCAGGATGACGGATGGAAAGACAACTTCGCAGAGGTCCTGACCTCATTGAAAGGGTTCATGAATGAAGGCAAGATCCGCTACATCGGGGTATCCAATGAGCTACCCTGGGGCGTGATGCGCTTCCTGGAAGAACATAAAAACAAAGACCTGCCCAGGATACAAAGCATACAGAACGCCTACAACCTGCTCAACCGAACCTTTGAATACGGATTGTCGGAAATCGCCGAGCGCGAGCAGGTGGGCCTGTTGGCCTATTCACCTCTGGCTTTCGGACTGCTGAGCGGTAAATACTACCGGGGTACCGCCAAACCGCAGGACCGCCTGTTGCAGTTCGCTGCATTCAAAAGGTATTCAGGAAAACGCGCCGGAGAGGCTGTGGAATCGTATGTGCACCTGGCCGATGAAACAGGCATCTCCCCTGCTACACTTGCACTGGCATATGTGAATGATCGTTCGTTTGTGACAAGCAACATCATCGGCGCCACTACCATGGAACAGCTGAATGAAAACATCGCCAGTATCAACGTAACGCTGGACGAACCTACCATCAAACGCATTGAAGAGATCAACCGGTTGTTCCCGGACCCGGCGCCATAA
- a CDS encoding gliding motility-associated C-terminal domain-containing protein has protein sequence MKHLLLAAILVLPGLAGAQITIGQSDMPDPGDSITVSVQTSLSGFNPAATGTNQTWDYSTLVPDSQRYEVYLSPLSTPYPYYAFSASYGVRNPSPDAIPFSLLGTPPENAFIFYKESGSTYQIPGEGVTLSGQPLPLFYNSPDVVYRFPLNYSNRDSSLSGYGMALPGFGYFGKDQKRTNNVDGWGTLILPSGTYETVRVHSILEVTDTIFLDTLGFGFRIPMPTEHEYKWLAKGGKIPVLQINTQELPFGGIQTVTEVIYQDSSYMKFYATAIVNPACPNENNGNAEVIAAAGKTPYSYLWSNGATTRQIDNLGTGPYTVTITDAYGQERTDSVYVDERTGDLACLNIPTAFTPNSDGFNDTWVIRNIDDFPGTKVEIFNRQGSVMFSSDNYTKPWDGRYKEGRVPPGVYYYFITLSNGQQFQGTVTVLR, from the coding sequence ATGAAACATCTGTTATTGGCAGCAATCCTTGTATTGCCGGGTCTGGCCGGCGCCCAGATCACAATTGGCCAAAGCGACATGCCCGACCCGGGCGACTCTATTACGGTCAGTGTTCAAACCAGCCTGAGCGGCTTCAACCCTGCCGCAACCGGAACGAATCAAACATGGGACTATTCCACCCTGGTTCCCGATTCGCAACGCTACGAGGTATATCTGTCGCCATTGTCCACACCCTACCCGTACTATGCCTTTTCAGCCAGTTATGGCGTGCGCAACCCTTCACCCGACGCCATCCCGTTCAGCCTGCTGGGAACACCTCCGGAGAACGCATTCATCTTCTACAAGGAAAGCGGCTCAACCTACCAGATTCCGGGAGAGGGAGTAACACTTTCCGGACAACCCCTGCCACTTTTCTACAACTCACCTGATGTGGTGTACAGGTTTCCCCTCAACTACAGCAACCGCGATTCATCCTTGAGCGGCTACGGCATGGCACTTCCCGGATTCGGATATTTCGGGAAAGACCAGAAACGCACCAACAACGTAGACGGATGGGGCACCCTCATTCTGCCCTCCGGCACCTACGAAACAGTTCGCGTACACTCCATCCTGGAGGTGACTGACACCATCTTCCTTGACACCCTGGGCTTCGGGTTCCGGATCCCCATGCCCACCGAACACGAATACAAATGGCTGGCCAAAGGCGGCAAGATACCGGTGCTGCAAATCAACACCCAGGAATTGCCGTTCGGTGGAATTCAAACCGTCACGGAAGTGATTTACCAGGACAGTTCCTACATGAAATTCTATGCGACCGCTATCGTGAACCCGGCATGCCCGAATGAAAACAACGGAAATGCCGAAGTAATCGCCGCGGCGGGAAAAACACCCTATTCCTATCTATGGAGCAATGGAGCCACCACCCGGCAGATCGACAACCTCGGAACAGGCCCATACACGGTTACCATTACCGATGCATATGGTCAGGAACGCACCGACTCGGTTTATGTGGATGAAAGAACCGGCGACCTGGCCTGTCTCAACATACCAACAGCCTTCACACCGAACAGCGACGGATTCAACGACACATGGGTGATTCGCAACATCGATGATTTCCCGGGCACGAAAGTCGAGATCTTCAACCGGCAAGGATCAGTAATGTTTTCATCCGACAACTACACCAAACCGTGGGACGGGCGCTACAAGGAAGGACGTGTTCCTCCCGGTGTATATTACTACTTCATTACATTAAGCAACGGACAGCAATTCCAAGGAACAGTCACCGTCCTCCGCTAA